The following are encoded in a window of Periplaneta americana isolate PAMFEO1 chromosome 13, P.americana_PAMFEO1_priV1, whole genome shotgun sequence genomic DNA:
- the Pif1 gene encoding ATP-dependent DNA helicase PIF1, with amino-acid sequence MELICCATLEWLNSQNTISRKAVYKTATLRLVRNEFRELLLDLRSDKVSFRYGLRGVAVRNRFMSEGKASMTFSEHNMMLLLSNAPPVQLQAFLRTAFVKLSESNGGPKPDPRTRLLSEKSNALEEISPVTLQELSKAKRRAGCSDSTPPGPKRKVQETHRSGKKLCLPTAGALTSEQKAVLDGALAGKNIFFTGSAGTGKSYLLRRVIGALPPDVTVATASTGVAACHIGGVTLHSFAGIGSGKASLERCIELASRPLVQQSWRRCRHLIIDEISMVDGLFFEKLEHVARVVRGNDRPFGGVQLILCGDFLQLPPVTRETEQKNNIRFCFQSAAWERCVHSSFELTQVHRQSDPEFIDILQNIRIGRVTPEITSQLLATKIHSVEAAGILATRLCSHMQDADLINTSKLNQLTGDSKKFEAVDSDPYSTKTLDQMTPVPSSLVLKVGAQVMLMKNINVSEGLVNGARGVVTKFDDKGLPVVRFCTKKEMMLQPERWTIKTGGGALLSRKQIPVRLAWAFSIHKSQGLTLDCVEMSLARVFEAGQAYVALSRAKSLKTLRILDFDPKQVWANPDVLSFYKKFRRRMHQMQIIPLGKSKH; translated from the exons atgGAATTGATATGTTGCGCTACATTAGAATGGCTGAATTCTCAGAATACTATATCTAGAAAGGCAGTCTATAAGACTGCAACGCTACGTTTGGTGCGGAATGAATTTCGGGAACTGCTTCTTGATCTCCGGAGCGACAAAGTTAGTTTCCGATATGGACTACGAGGGGTAGCCGTCCGTAACCGCTTTATGTCAGAGGGTAAGGCTTCAATGACTTTCTCAGAGCACAATATGATGTTGCTGCTTTCTAATGCACCACCTGTTCAGCTACAGGCCTTTCTTAGGACCGCTTTCGTGAAACTGTCAGAGTCTAACGGAGGTCCGAAACCGGATCCGCGAACGCGACTGCTGTCAGAAAAATCTAATGCTCTAGAGGAGATCAGTCCCGTAACTCTTCAGGAATTAAGTAAAGCAAAGCGACGTGCTGGATGCAGCGATTCAACTCCCCCAGGTCCAAAGAGGAAGGTTCAGGAGACGCACCGGTCCGGGAAGAAGCTGTGTCTGCCAACAGCTGGCGCCCTCACTTCCGAACAGAAGGCAGTGTTGGATGGTGCATTGGCCGGCAAAAACATTTTCTTCACAG GCAGCGCAGGTACAGGCAAGTCTTACTTGCTGCGCCGCGTCATAGGGGCTCTGCCTCCTGACGTCACTGTGGCCACAGCCAGTACTGGTGTTGCTGCCTGCCACATCGGAGGAGTGACGTTGCATTCATTTGCAG GTATTGGGAGTGGGAAAGCGTCTTTGGAGCGGTGCATAGAGTTAGCATCGAGACCTCTAGTGCAGCAAAGCTGGCGTAGATGTCGACATTTGATCATTGATGAGATCTCAATGGTGGATggtttattctttgag AAGTTGGAGCATGTGGCCCGTGTGGTGAGGGGCAATGATCGTCCCTTTGGAGGAGTTCAGCTGATTCTGTGTGGGGATTTCCTGCAGCTGCCACCTGTGACACGTGAAACcgaacagaaaaataatattaggtTTTGTTTCCAAAGTGCAGCATGGGAACGTTGCGTGCATTCCAGTTTTGAGTTAACACAGGTCCATCGCCAGTCTGACCCCGAATTTATAGATATTCTGCAGAATATTCGTATTGGCAG GGTGACACCAGAAATAACATCACAGTTGCTAGCCACGAAGATACACTCAGTGGAGGCTGCCGGAATTCTGGCAACCCGATTATGCAGCCACATGCAAGATGCCGACTTGATAAACACCAGCAAGCTCAACCAACTGACAGGGGACAGCAAGAAGTTCGAGGCAGTGGACAGTGATCCCTATTCCACCAAAACACTCGACCAGATGACGCCAGTGCCAAGCTCTCTGGTGCTCAAAGTGGGGGCCCAAGTGATGCTTATGAAAAACATTAATGTGTCTGAGGGCTTGGTGAATGGTGCCCGTGGAGTGGTGACCAAATTTGATGATAAGG GTTTGCCTGTGGTTCGCTTCTGTACTAAGAAAGAAATGATGCTACAACCTGAACGCTGGACAATCAAAACCGGTGGTGGGGCACTATTGTCACGCAAACAAATTCCAGTAAGGCTTGCGTGGGCATTCTCAATTCATAAATCTCAG GGACTCACTCTGGACTGTGTTGAAATGTCCTTAGCACGTGTGTTtgaagcaggacaagcatatgtTGCTCTATCTAGAGCCAAGAGTTTAAAAACACTGAGGATCTTAGACTTCGATCCCAAACAAGTTTGGGCCAATCCCGATGTCTTGTCCTTCTACAAGAAGTTCCGCAGGAGGATGCACCAGATGCAGATCATTCCACTTGGCAAATCCAAGCATTGA